One window of the Dehalococcoidia bacterium genome contains the following:
- a CDS encoding aldo/keto reductase — protein MDYRPLGRTGLKVAPLCMGTMTFGWQADEETAFAILDAYVEAGGNFIDTANVYGGGRSEEIVGRWLKARGNRDAIILATKVGMKVGEGPNDYGGSRRHILAALEASLRRLGVDYIDLYQTHFYDYDTPVEETLRALDDAVRAGKVRYLGASNHRAWELMQALWTADKLGTARYDCLQPHYNLVHREEFERELRSVCLTYGLGVIPFFPLASGFLSGKYQRDSLPDSQRAAGVQRRYYNEASWRALDALLEVAREAGATPAATAVAWLLHQPAVTAPILGARTVEQVRDTLNAVAVRLSPEQLQRLDAASAWTDVVTRPPSFAPRRG, from the coding sequence ATGGACTACCGCCCGCTCGGCCGCACGGGGCTGAAGGTGGCGCCGCTCTGCATGGGCACCATGACCTTCGGCTGGCAGGCAGACGAGGAGACAGCGTTCGCCATCCTCGACGCCTACGTCGAGGCGGGAGGCAACTTCATCGACACCGCCAATGTCTACGGCGGCGGGCGGTCTGAAGAGATCGTCGGCCGCTGGCTGAAAGCCCGCGGCAACCGCGATGCCATCATCCTCGCGACGAAGGTCGGGATGAAGGTCGGCGAGGGACCGAACGACTATGGAGGATCACGCCGCCATATCCTCGCGGCCCTTGAGGCGTCGCTGCGCCGCCTTGGCGTCGACTACATCGACCTCTACCAGACCCACTTCTACGACTACGACACCCCGGTCGAGGAGACCCTGCGCGCCCTCGACGACGCCGTCCGCGCGGGCAAGGTGCGCTATCTCGGGGCGTCGAACCATCGCGCCTGGGAGCTGATGCAAGCGCTCTGGACCGCGGACAAGCTGGGAACAGCGCGATACGACTGCCTGCAGCCCCACTACAACCTTGTGCATCGCGAGGAGTTTGAGCGGGAGCTGCGCTCCGTCTGCCTGACCTACGGCCTCGGCGTTATCCCCTTCTTCCCTCTCGCCAGCGGCTTCCTCTCCGGCAAATATCAGCGCGACTCCCTCCCCGACAGCCAGCGCGCTGCCGGCGTCCAACGCCGCTACTACAACGAGGCCAGCTGGCGCGCTCTCGACGCATTGCTGGAGGTCGCGCGCGAGGCGGGCGCGACACCTGCCGCAACGGCCGTCGCGTGGCTGCTCCACCAGCCTGCGGTGACCGCGCCGATCCTCGGCGCCCGCACCGTCGAGCAGGTGCGGGATACGCTCAACGCCGTCGCGGTCCGTCTCTCGCCGGAGCAGCTCCAGCGGCTCGATGCGGCCTCAGCTTGGACCGATGTCGTAACGCGGCCGCCCAGCTTCGCCCCGCGACGCGGCTAG
- the galE gene encoding UDP-glucose 4-epimerase GalE: MRLIVTGGAGYIGSVVAELLVERGHQVIVVDDLRKGHAAAVPEGATLERVDLADVAALDSVFGRAEPDGVLHFAAYSLVGESVQRPDRYYHNNVTVTLGLLDVMRRHGIRRFVFSSTAAVYGDPDRLPITEEEPTTPTNPYGATKLAIEQALPWYEAAFGIRFISLRYFNAAGATARLGEDHDPETHLIPLLLQVALGKREHAEIFGTDYPTPDGTCIRDYIHVADLAAAHVLALEALERGSRIYNLGNGAGFSVREVLAAARRVTGHPIPAVEGPRRPGDPPRLVAASDKIAAELGWRPRFPDLETIIGSAWEWARRHPDGYPKEETQP, from the coding sequence ATGCGCCTGATTGTCACCGGCGGCGCTGGGTACATCGGGAGCGTCGTCGCCGAACTCCTCGTTGAGCGCGGGCATCAGGTGATCGTCGTCGACGACCTGCGGAAAGGCCACGCCGCAGCCGTGCCCGAGGGGGCAACGCTGGAACGGGTCGACCTCGCGGATGTCGCCGCACTCGACAGCGTCTTCGGCCGCGCCGAACCGGACGGCGTGCTCCACTTCGCCGCCTACAGCCTAGTCGGCGAATCGGTCCAACGCCCGGACCGCTACTACCACAACAATGTGACTGTCACCCTCGGGCTGCTTGACGTCATGCGGCGCCATGGGATCCGGCGCTTCGTCTTCTCTTCGACAGCGGCGGTCTACGGCGACCCGGACCGCCTCCCGATCACGGAAGAAGAGCCGACGACGCCGACCAATCCCTATGGAGCGACCAAACTGGCGATCGAACAGGCACTCCCGTGGTATGAAGCCGCCTTCGGCATCCGCTTCATCTCCCTCCGCTATTTCAACGCGGCTGGGGCAACTGCCCGGCTCGGCGAGGACCACGACCCCGAAACCCACCTGATCCCGCTGCTGCTGCAGGTGGCGCTCGGCAAGCGTGAGCACGCCGAGATCTTCGGCACCGACTACCCGACGCCGGACGGTACCTGCATTCGCGACTATATTCACGTCGCCGACCTCGCGGCGGCGCATGTGCTGGCGCTTGAAGCGCTGGAGCGGGGAAGCCGCATCTACAACCTCGGCAACGGCGCCGGCTTTTCCGTGCGCGAAGTGCTTGCGGCCGCGCGGCGCGTCACCGGTCATCCGATCCCGGCAGTTGAGGGACCGCGGCGGCCGGGCGACCCGCCGCGCTTGGTCGCCGCTTCCGACAAAATCGCCGCCGAGCTCGGCTGGCGCCCCCGCTTCCCCGACTTGGAGACAATCATCGGCTCGGCTTGGGAGTGGGCGCGCCGGCACCCTGACGGCTACCCGAAGGAGGAGACACAACCATGA
- a CDS encoding pyridoxamine 5'-phosphate oxidase family protein, producing the protein MNDRQLVHDYLSERGVVTLITIDRHGYPTGRRVGFINEGFTCWVPTPKGSTKLKQIARTGKALLTAFDPATNKYLQIKADVEVIDDPDTVWAIRERYGDKYPRTKASLTPESRTAYVALKLRPIEVRGDSLVGIGQSTVLRGDDLSLASA; encoded by the coding sequence GTGAACGACCGGCAGCTCGTGCATGACTACCTGAGCGAACGCGGCGTGGTCACCCTCATCACCATCGACCGCCACGGCTACCCGACCGGCCGGCGCGTCGGGTTTATCAACGAGGGGTTCACCTGCTGGGTGCCGACGCCGAAGGGGTCGACGAAGCTGAAGCAGATCGCCCGCACGGGCAAAGCGCTGCTCACGGCATTCGACCCGGCGACGAACAAATATCTCCAGATTAAGGCTGACGTTGAGGTTATCGACGACCCCGACACCGTCTGGGCGATCCGCGAGCGCTACGGCGACAAATACCCGCGCACGAAGGCCAGCTTGACGCCGGAGTCTCGCACTGCCTATGTCGCTTTGAAACTGCGGCCGATCGAAGTTCGGGGCGACTCTCTCGTCGGCATCGGCCAGTCGACCGTGCTGCGGGGAGACGACCTCTCGCTCGCGAGCGCCTAG
- a CDS encoding ABC transporter permease, whose product MIGELVRHAVRNLTRRKLRTALTTFGIFVGIVTIVTMVALAAGVQREIARNIEELGLDLVRVTPRTQETGLPRGLFQAPRTTPLTPAVVEELRALPGVVAAIPVVAIPTAVDLRVQIDGRETRVAPTTATRPPFAQLQPKLLAGTPVDGEERGAVLSRNALERLGITERAEWARLIGEPITLLARTSRGDQETFRVIVRGVDDGDRPEITLGFRDAAAVVSWWNDEPDVLTTQGYDAVTLRAASLGAVPAISEAVTARGFSVTSVQAILDVVNRVFAILQALLAGVGGLALFVASLGVVNTMLMSVYERTREIGIMKATGASRGDVLRLFLVESGMMGAIAGVTGLVAGWLLSLLVDWIAHRYLESQQITFVGSLSYVPWWLAAGALVFAVIVGVAAGLYPAYRAASLDPVAALRHD is encoded by the coding sequence ATGATCGGCGAACTCGTGCGGCACGCGGTGCGCAATCTGACGCGGCGCAAGCTCCGAACTGCGCTGACCACCTTCGGCATTTTCGTCGGGATCGTGACAATCGTGACGATGGTGGCGCTTGCAGCGGGCGTGCAGCGCGAGATTGCGCGGAATATCGAGGAGCTTGGGCTGGACTTGGTGCGGGTGACGCCGCGGACCCAAGAGACGGGGCTGCCGCGCGGGCTGTTCCAGGCGCCGCGGACGACCCCGCTCACTCCTGCCGTCGTCGAGGAACTGCGGGCCCTGCCGGGGGTGGTCGCTGCGATCCCGGTCGTGGCGATCCCGACCGCCGTCGACCTGCGCGTGCAGATCGATGGCCGCGAGACGCGCGTCGCGCCGACAACCGCGACCCGCCCACCTTTCGCCCAGCTGCAGCCGAAACTGCTCGCCGGCACGCCGGTCGATGGGGAAGAGCGAGGCGCCGTTCTCTCCCGAAACGCTCTCGAGCGGCTCGGGATTACGGAGCGGGCCGAGTGGGCGCGTCTCATCGGCGAACCGATCACCCTTCTTGCCCGCACTTCCCGCGGCGACCAGGAGACGTTCCGCGTCATCGTCCGAGGCGTTGACGATGGCGACCGTCCGGAAATCACGCTCGGCTTTCGCGATGCTGCCGCTGTGGTCAGCTGGTGGAACGACGAGCCGGATGTGCTGACAACGCAAGGGTATGACGCGGTCACCTTGCGCGCCGCCTCGCTCGGGGCAGTGCCGGCAATCAGCGAAGCCGTGACCGCGCGCGGCTTCTCGGTCACCTCGGTCCAAGCGATCCTCGACGTCGTCAATCGGGTGTTCGCGATTCTGCAGGCGCTGCTGGCGGGGGTCGGCGGGTTGGCGCTATTCGTCGCGAGCCTTGGAGTGGTCAACACGATGCTAATGTCGGTCTACGAGCGGACGCGCGAGATCGGGATCATGAAGGCCACGGGGGCCTCGCGGGGCGACGTGCTGCGGCTCTTTCTTGTCGAATCCGGAATGATGGGCGCGATCGCCGGGGTGACCGGCCTGGTCGCCGGCTGGCTGCTCTCCCTCTTGGTCGATTGGATCGCCCACCGCTACCTCGAAAGCCAGCAGATCACGTTCGTCGGCAGCCTCTCCTATGTGCCGTGGTGGCTGGCGGCGGGAGCGCTCGTTTTTGCGGTGATCGTCGGCGTGGCCGCCGGCCTGTATCCTGCCTACCGCGCGGCGAGCCTCGACCCCGTCGCCGCCCTCCGCCACGACTGA
- a CDS encoding ABC transporter ATP-binding protein, translating to MAAPLVELNGVERHYLLGGSTVGALRGVDLTIRRGELIALTGPSGSGKSTLLNLLGGLDRPTAGTVRVAGVDLGRASERELTQHRRRVVGFVFQSFNLLPRLRAVENVELPLVWSGVSPSERRQRAIALLERVRLGHRLHHLPAELSGGEQQRVAIARALVGNPELLLADEPTGNLDSATGREILALLTELNRERTLTIVIVTHDPEVAAIAQRQVRLRDGRIEAIEERAA from the coding sequence ATGGCCGCTCCTCTTGTCGAGTTGAACGGCGTGGAGCGGCACTACCTGCTTGGCGGCAGCACCGTCGGCGCGCTTCGCGGCGTCGACCTGACGATCAGACGCGGGGAGCTGATCGCGCTGACCGGCCCATCAGGGTCGGGCAAGTCGACGCTGCTCAACCTGCTCGGCGGGCTGGACCGGCCGACTGCAGGCACAGTGCGTGTCGCCGGCGTCGATCTTGGGCGCGCGAGCGAACGCGAGCTGACCCAGCACCGGCGACGGGTCGTCGGGTTCGTCTTTCAGAGCTTCAACCTGCTGCCCCGGCTACGCGCGGTCGAGAATGTCGAACTGCCGCTGGTGTGGAGCGGCGTCAGCCCGAGCGAGCGCCGCCAGCGCGCTATCGCCCTCCTCGAGCGCGTGCGGCTCGGCCACCGGCTTCATCACCTCCCCGCCGAGCTGTCCGGCGGCGAGCAGCAGCGGGTAGCGATCGCGCGGGCACTGGTCGGCAATCCGGAGCTCCTCCTCGCGGATGAGCCGACCGGCAATCTCGACTCGGCAACCGGCCGCGAAATCCTCGCGCTGCTGACCGAGCTGAACCGCGAGCGGACCCTGACCATTGTCATCGTGACCCACGACCCCGAGGTCGCAGCGATCGCGCAGCGCCAGGTGCGCCTGCGCGACGGCCGGATCGAGGCGATCGAAGAGCGGGCAGCATGA
- a CDS encoding outer membrane lipoprotein-sorting protein, giving the protein MGRNAMPTTKEQTVFNRRAIIAGTLMSGLAAAGLGIAVLPAFGQTPSADQIVRRVADQAKTTTSVRATIAVSSSDSRLGGPIVAEVWSEKPGKARAEVRQSPLSELNGALAVADGQTASLYLRSKNQVIVGSRAELEAIAPKEQLPAQALDLNAAVDELFKRAEVRLLGSETVDGIRTYKLEATPKPGTTERRGSATVWIDQSRSIPVKAVFTTNEGTLTITAKNIDLNPKLDAALWRFTPPAGAEVLRAADLRPQPLTLDQARALASPKVLIPETLPGGASLVKIERVGQSVVQTYAAGNREFVIWSGPADAAPRLTGRDVERVTVRGVSGALREADGMIALTWSEHSFAYAISGRLSRDDALRLAAALRP; this is encoded by the coding sequence ATGGGCCGCAATGCCATGCCGACCACGAAGGAGCAGACCGTGTTCAATCGTCGCGCCATCATCGCAGGAACTTTGATGAGCGGTCTCGCCGCCGCAGGATTGGGGATCGCAGTCCTGCCCGCCTTCGGGCAAACGCCAAGCGCCGACCAGATCGTCCGTCGCGTCGCCGACCAAGCGAAGACGACGACAAGCGTTCGCGCCACTATCGCTGTCTCGAGCAGCGACAGCCGCCTCGGCGGTCCGATTGTCGCTGAGGTATGGTCGGAGAAGCCCGGCAAGGCGCGGGCAGAAGTGCGGCAATCGCCCTTGTCCGAACTGAACGGGGCGCTTGCGGTGGCTGACGGCCAGACAGCCTCTCTCTATCTCCGGAGCAAGAACCAAGTGATCGTCGGCTCCCGTGCCGAACTCGAGGCGATCGCGCCGAAAGAGCAGCTGCCCGCCCAAGCCCTAGACCTGAACGCCGCGGTGGACGAGCTGTTCAAGCGCGCCGAGGTGCGGCTGCTCGGCAGCGAAACTGTCGACGGCATCCGGACCTACAAGCTGGAGGCAACGCCAAAGCCGGGGACGACCGAGCGGCGCGGATCTGCGACAGTCTGGATCGATCAGTCGCGCAGCATCCCGGTGAAGGCAGTGTTCACCACTAACGAAGGCACGCTCACGATCACCGCCAAGAATATCGACCTGAACCCGAAGCTTGACGCTGCGCTGTGGCGCTTCACCCCGCCGGCCGGGGCAGAGGTTCTCCGCGCCGCCGACCTGCGCCCACAGCCGCTCACCCTCGACCAAGCGCGGGCGCTGGCCTCCCCGAAAGTGCTGATCCCGGAGACGCTGCCGGGCGGCGCCAGCCTCGTCAAGATCGAGCGGGTCGGGCAGAGCGTGGTTCAGACGTACGCGGCCGGCAACCGTGAGTTCGTGATCTGGAGCGGACCAGCCGACGCTGCACCGCGCCTTACCGGTCGCGATGTGGAGCGGGTGACGGTGCGCGGCGTCAGCGGCGCACTCCGCGAAGCTGACGGCATGATTGCGCTCACGTGGAGCGAGCACAGCTTCGCCTACGCCATCAGCGGGCGGCTGAGCCGCGACGACGCTCTCCGCCTCGCCGCCGCGCTTCGCCCCTGA